One Natrinema halophilum genomic window carries:
- a CDS encoding DsrE family protein — protein sequence MQTVFHLIAGDPDQQKTALTIAENLTQDESVEIDDVAIVAQGDGIEPLKAGGNGSDMVESLLDDGISVKACSNTLDLKDLAESDLVADVETVPSGGGELTRLQSEGYAYIRP from the coding sequence ATGCAGACAGTGTTCCACCTCATCGCCGGCGATCCGGACCAACAGAAAACTGCGCTCACCATCGCTGAGAACCTCACACAGGACGAGTCAGTCGAAATCGACGACGTCGCTATCGTCGCGCAGGGCGACGGCATCGAACCGCTGAAAGCAGGCGGGAACGGCAGCGACATGGTCGAATCGCTACTGGACGACGGCATCTCGGTCAAAGCCTGCAGCAACACCCTCGATCTGAAAGACCTCGCAGAATCGGACCTCGTAGCGGACGTCGAAACCGTCCCGTCCGGCGGCGGCGAACTGACACGATTGCAAAGCGAAGGGTACGCCTACATCCGACCGTAG